The following coding sequences are from one Bufo bufo chromosome 2, aBufBuf1.1, whole genome shotgun sequence window:
- the LOC120990955 gene encoding uncharacterized protein LOC120990955: MAEQQQMKTSFLYIQLKSPSKCAERSQKACCLAEKTFLAASRKACDTRRPNSPVREDTQSACSKLKTEAGISAQNTVSCLNICLAMSNGTKESTNTAQGSTLPHAKASHTTYLHDQGAGLSNKQQENGIFRSDVPVTSHHVPHSHSYVSSSWNVMDQRYNAGEEKMCWKVEVCNTMVTNTPILCRSPEFQSFREASVKKSTTLIGLHDRYIGQRLEGKRLSTRYPMSVTTASPVKLKKVKRYD, encoded by the exons ATGGCAGAGCAGCAACAGATGAAAACTTCCTTCCTCTATATCCAGCTAAAGTCACCGAGCAAATGTGCTGAGCGATCACAGAAGGCGTGCTGCTTGGCAGAGAAAACTTTCTTAGCTGCAAGCAGAAAGGCATGTGACACTAGGAGGCCAAATTCTCCTGTGAGAGAAGACACACAGTCTGCTTGTAGCAAGCTGAAGACAGAGGCAGGCATTTCTGCCCAGAACACAGTGTCATGCTTAAACATCTGCTTAGCAATGAGCAATGGCACCAAGGAAAGCACAAATACTGCCCAAGGAAGCACACTGCCACATGCCAAAGCAAGCCATACAACGTATCTCCACGATCAAGGGGCTGGATTAAGCAATAAGCAGCAAGAAAATGGAATCTTCAGATCTGATGTCCCAGTGACAAGCCACCATGTCCCCCACAGTCACAGCTATGTCTCAAGCAGCTGGAATGTGATGGATCAACGCTACAATGCAGGGGAGGAAAAGATGTGTTGGAAAGTTGAAGTATGCAACACCATGGTGACAAATACTCCAATTCTTTGTAGAAGTCCTGAGTTTCAAAGTTTCCGTGAGGCATCGGTCAAAAAATCTACCACATTAATTGGATTACATGACAGATATATTGGGCAACGATTAGAAGGAAAGAGGCTATCCACCAGGTATCCTATGTCAGTGACTACTGCTAGTCCTGTCAAACTGAAGAAGGTAA aaaggtatgaTTAA